In Cryptomeria japonica chromosome 10, Sugi_1.0, whole genome shotgun sequence, a genomic segment contains:
- the LOC131046718 gene encoding uncharacterized protein LOC131046718 produces the protein MRSVVEFIVSNGICQKNEEITPRYAKNAVQMSHIRQSNLLKGLLNKAKKARIGVELGSTSTNPRMHDLGEDGEDGSFRESGSTHNSIARGPNTGGGNTNAFFQPHTTPGSQTTLESTGWRKTVTEQAKKAIANYWYSSHTTFHASRNPYWQPMVDAIATVGPGFQAPSCESLRVGMLKDAVEDVQDVVKQHRLQWARTGCRIMSDGWTDRRNRTLINFLVSWQQNVVQFIIDNAAACVAAGRLLTDKYPSMFFTPCATHYLDLTLADIGKFEWVKAAFQKAHKVTKFVYNHTRVLAIMRSFTRGKELVRPGVTRFATYFLALQTLCEEKGNLRRMFVSAEWMESDFTTQANGIAVAEYMYSTTFWESIEQIVEFSKPLVKVLRLVDGDKPPMRYVYEAMEVIRNKLENNRDREILISTWAKSGTIEECLPIDLDEIYPECELLAANDADDDDDDDDYVVVDRPLVFEDFDIMRQANFRPEWVEEIRTGSYLGASSSGPPAL, from the exons ATGAGATCAGTGGTagaatttattgtttcaaatggcaTTTGTCAAAAGAACGAGGAAATAACACCGAGATATGCAAAAAATGCCGTGCAGATGTCTCATATCAGGCAAAGCAATCTTTTGAAGGGATTGCTGAATaaggccaaaaaggcaagaattgggGTTGAACTAGGTTCTACTTCTACAAATCCTAGGATGCACGATTTGGGTGAGGATGGTGAAGATGGGAGTTTTAGGGAATCTGGGTCGACACATAATTCTATAGCACGTGGACCAAACACAGGTGGAGGAAACACTAATGCTTTCTTCCAACCTCATACCACACCGggatcacaaaccactttggagagtacaggatggaggaaaactgTCACTGAACAAGCAAAGAAGGCAATTGCTAATTATTGGTACTCTTCTCACACGACATTCCATGCTTCCAGAAATCCATATTGGCAACCCATGGTGGATGCTATTGCAACTGTAGGTCCTGGGTTTCAAGCCCCATCTTGTGAATCATTGAGGGTTGGTATGCTGAaagatgcagtagaggatgttcaaGATGTTGTTAAACAACATCGATTGCAGTGGGCTAGAACTGGTTGCCGCATCATGTCAGATGGTTGGACAGATAGAAGGAACCGAActctcattaacttccttgtctctt GGCAacaaaatgtggttcaatttatcaTAGACAATGCTGCTGCTTGTGTTGCTGCAGGGAGACTTTTGACAGATAAATATCCTTCCATGTTTTTTACACCATGTGCAACACATTACCTTGATTTAACCCTAGCGGACATTGGAAAATTTGAATGGGTTAAGGCAGCATTTCAGAAAGCTCACAAGGTTACCAAATTTGTTTATAATCACACAAGGGTTTTGGCTATAATGCGCTCTTTCACAAGAGGCAAGGAGCTAGTTCGACCCGGAgtgacaagatttgcaacatatttccttgCATTACAAACATTATGTGAAGAAAAAGGTAATTTGAGGCGAATGTTTGTTTCAGCTGAGTGGATGGAGTCTGATTTCACAACTCAAGCAAATGGCATAGCAGTGGCAGAGTATATGTATTCTACCACATTTTGGGAATCTATTGAACAGATTGTAGAATTTTCAAAGCCTTTAGTAAAAGTTTTGAGACTAGTGGATGGGGATAAACCCCCCATGAGATATGTGTATGAGGCCATGGAGGTGATAAGGAATAAGCTGGAAAATAATAGGGATAG GGAAATACTAATTTCTACATGGGCAAAATCAGGAACTATTGAAGAATGCTTGCCAATTGACCTCGATGAGATATATCCCGAGTGCGAGTTGCTTGCTGCtaatgatgctgatgatgatgatgatgatgatgattatgttgtTGTTGATCGTCCACTTGTgtttgaagattttgatatcatgaGGCAAGCCAACTTTCGTCCTGAATGGGTTGAAGAAATTAGGACAGGCTCTTACCTAGGAGCTTCATCATCAGGGCCTCCtgccctctag